DNA from Kitasatospora herbaricolor:
CTGCCGACGACCTACTGGGAGAGGGAGCGGTGGTGGCATTCGAAGGGTTCAGGACCGCCTAGCAGTGGAGGCGGAGGCCGATCGGGGGGAGCGTGCTCGATGGCGTCGATGACGACTTCTGCGACGACGAGTAGGACTTGACCGTCGATCTCTGTGTCCATGCCCCAGGCGCTGAGGTCGGTGCGGGCGCGCCGGCGGGCGGCGCCGGCGGATTCGGAGTGGTGGGCAACCTCCCAGACCGCTGGGGTTCTGCTCGGCGGTGAGCCGCCGGGCGGCTCGGGGGGGCGGTCGTGGAACCCGCCGCACCGTCGGCAAGGCCGGGCGGCGTGTCGGTGGGGATGGTGACGGTGGTGTCCATGGAAGGTCTCCTCTGCATGTCTTCCGCCACGAGGGGGTTGACACGGGAGCGGTCATCCGAAGTCGCATCTGCGAAAACCATGTCCTCCACCCTCACCCGGCAGGCCGACACGCACACCGGGGGTACTACGCGGAAACTACCTGTGCCTGCCGATGCGGGTATGAGTGAGCGCCGCCGGGCCGGTTCGCACGTGGTCCTGAGCACCTGCCCTGCGGCGTCCACGGGCCGGGCTGTCCAGGGCTGCGTCTCGTCACGGTCGAGGGTGTTGCCGTCCGCGTCGACTCGGCTGTGCGGCGGAGTCGCAGGCAGGTCCCTTCAAGTCGGCCCAATCTTCGCGAGGGGGCCCGGTCTCCCGGCAGCCCGGTACCCGGTCCCCGATCGCCGCCGTACGAACGAGGTGGCCTTCGCTCCGCCGACGCCTGTGTGACATTTTTCTGACCAACCGTCAGTAATCCGTCAGGCGTGCCCCGCTGCAGCACAGAGCACACCCCACCCCTGCTCACCGGCCCCACCGATCGGACCGAAAATGACCAACCCCCGCTCCACCACCCGGCGGCGCCTGGCCGCCACCGCCTCGGCCGCCCTCGTGGCCGCCACCACGCTCGTGGCCACCACCGCCCTCCAGGTCGTGTCCGCCCCGCCCGCGGCCGCCCTCGACAACCACCTCGGGCGCACCCCGCAGATGGGGTGGAACAGTTGGAACAAGTTCCGCTGTGCCGTCACAGCTACCGACATCAAGGGTGCCGCGGATGCCATCGTCGCCAACACGACCGGGGGCGGGGCCGCATCGGCCGCGCCCCTCCGAGCGCCGCTCGACCCTGTGATCGCCATGACGCTGCCACTCCCTGACGATCCGTCCGCCATTTCGTGGCCCGCAACGGCGCTCCCGGTCTCCCGGTCGGCCATGACTTGCACCCCAGGTCGATCACGATCGAAAAGTGGTTCACCGGGCAGCCGAGACTGCGAGGTGTCCGGCAGCGCGGAGCTCTCCGCCACCACGGCCGGGTCGGACAGGCATTCGCGCTCGGCGGCTCACCTTCGACACGGTCGGCGAAACGCGACCGTCGACCTCGCGATCGCCGGGCAGCGGTCCTCGACGAGTCCGGCGGTTCGTCGTCCGGCACCGGGTCGGACCCTCGCGCCGGTCTCCGTTGCCCGCCCAGGGGCAGGCGGTCTAGCCTGCGGGTATGGGTGAGTCCGAACGGCGGAGCCGGGGCGCGGCCAACGCCGGTCTTCCCGCCGAACTGACCAGCTTCGTCGGGCGCAGGCGGGAGATCGCCGAGGTGAGAGGCCTGCTGTCCACCGCCCGCGTGGTGACCCTGCTAGGCCCGGGCGGTATCGGCAAGACACGGCTGGCACTGCGGGTCGCCGACCAGGTCCGTAGGGCGTTCACGGAGGGGGTCGCGTTCGTCGACCTCGCTCCGGTGCGGGACGCGGACCTGCTCGCCTACACGGTCAGCGATGCCCTGAACATCGCGAGCCGTAGTCCGCACGACCAGGTGGACGTCATCACGGACTTCCTGCGGGACCGGCAGACGCTGCTGGTGCTCGACAACTGCGAACACCTGGTTGACGCCTGCGCGGATCTGGTCAACACCGTGCTCCGCGCCGCCCCCGACGTGCGGGTGTTGGCCACGAGCCGGCAGCGTCTCGGAGTCACGGGGGAACGCCTGTGGCAGGTGCCGCCGCTGGCCGTACCGGATCCGGACCGAACCGGTCAGCCCGCCGCCGTCCCGGAGTCCGAAGCGCTGGCGCTGTTCGCCGCACGGGCCGCGACGGTGAGCGACTTCGTCCTCACCGAGGACAACTGGCCCGAGGTGTCGCGGCTGTGCCGCAGGATGGACGGCCTGCCGCTGGCCATCGAACTAGCCGCGGCCGGCACCAGGGTCCTCTCCCCCGGCGACATCCTGGAGCGGCTCGACGGCAGGGTCCGCATCCTCGCCTCCACCGACCGTGGTGCACCCTCCCGCCACCGCACCCTGGGGGCGGTCGTGGACGGGAGCTACGACCTGTGCTCACCGCAGGAACGGCTCCTGTGGTCCCGGATGTCCGTCTTCGCCCGCGGCTTCACCCTGCCCGCCGCCGAGCAGGTCTGCAGCGACGAGAGCATTCCCCCCGACACCGTCCTCGACCTGGTCACCGGCCTGGTCGACAAGTCGATCCTGATTCCCGAACGGCATCCCACCGAGATCCACTACCGCCTCCTGGACACCCTCGCCCGCTACGGCCGGGACCGGCTCCGCGAAGCCGGTGAGGAGGACGCCGTCCGCCGCCGCCACCGGGACTTCTACGCCGCCATGTCCACACGGTTCTCCACCGAGTGGTTCGGCCCCGGCCAGGTCGAGCAGGCCCGGCGGATGCGGGCGGAGCACGCCAACCTGCGGGCCGCCCTGGACCACTGCCTCACCACACCCGGCGAGGGCCGGGCCGGTTTGGTCATGGCAACCGACCTCATCCACTACTGGGTGGCATGCGGGCACATCACCGAGGGCCGGCACTGGCTCGAGCGGGCACTCGCCCTCAACCCCCAACCCACCCCGGAACGGGCCAGCGGGCTGCGCCGGCTCGGTTCCATCGCCGCGAGACAGGGCGACGCGGCCACCGCCGTCCCTGCGCTGGAGGAGTGCCGGGCCATCGCCCGTCGACTGGGAGACGGCGTCCTGGACGCGGAGGCCATGGCCATGCTCGGGCAGGCCGCCATCACCGCAGGAGACCCCGAAGCGGGTCTTCCCTACCTGCAGGAGTCGGCCGAGCGCCTGCGCCGGCTACACCACCCACCGGAGCAGTACATCTATCTCCCGCTCCTCGTAGCCCTGGCCAAGCTCCAGCTCGGCGCATTCGACCAGGCGGCCGTAGCGGCCGAGGAGGCCTGCCGGCTCTGCTCCCGGTCCGGCGACCGCTGGTACCTGGCCGCGGCCCTCCTCCACATCGGATACGCCGAGATCGGCCGGGGCAATCCGGCCGCAGCCGCCGCGTACGCCGTCCGAGCCATGGACATTGCCCACGACTTCGACGACCCCACGACCGTCGGTCTGGCACTGCTCTGCCTGGCTTATACCGCCATGGCGACCGGAGATCACCGACGCGGCGCCGTGCTCACGGGAATCTGCCGCGGCATCTGGCAGCAGGCC
Protein-coding regions in this window:
- a CDS encoding ATP-binding protein yields the protein MGESERRSRGAANAGLPAELTSFVGRRREIAEVRGLLSTARVVTLLGPGGIGKTRLALRVADQVRRAFTEGVAFVDLAPVRDADLLAYTVSDALNIASRSPHDQVDVITDFLRDRQTLLVLDNCEHLVDACADLVNTVLRAAPDVRVLATSRQRLGVTGERLWQVPPLAVPDPDRTGQPAAVPESEALALFAARAATVSDFVLTEDNWPEVSRLCRRMDGLPLAIELAAAGTRVLSPGDILERLDGRVRILASTDRGAPSRHRTLGAVVDGSYDLCSPQERLLWSRMSVFARGFTLPAAEQVCSDESIPPDTVLDLVTGLVDKSILIPERHPTEIHYRLLDTLARYGRDRLREAGEEDAVRRRHRDFYAAMSTRFSTEWFGPGQVEQARRMRAEHANLRAALDHCLTTPGEGRAGLVMATDLIHYWVACGHITEGRHWLERALALNPQPTPERASGLRRLGSIAARQGDAATAVPALEECRAIARRLGDGVLDAEAMAMLGQAAITAGDPEAGLPYLQESAERLRRLHHPPEQYIYLPLLVALAKLQLGAFDQAAVAAEEACRLCSRSGDRWYLAAALLHIGYAEIGRGNPAAAAAYAVRAMDIAHDFDDPTTVGLALLCLAYTAMATGDHRRGAVLTGICRGIWQQAGMSLGIAALFSPTMQPLEAAASAELGETEFRGAVAYGTGLDLDQAVAFAHGADSAAMDRPGRSDSPLTRRERQVADLVAEGLSNKQIAADLVISQRTAEGHIEHILTKLGFSSRTQIAAWVVRTANTVQHPPARHQRASPPPAAGTPLPPGQHT